One window of the Thermasporomyces composti genome contains the following:
- a CDS encoding SDR family NAD(P)-dependent oxidoreductase, giving the protein MPTALITGSTAGIGRAFAEALAARRYDLVLVARDLTRLGAVAEELSSRYTVHCDVLSADLAEPAAVRAVENRIADTSPDLLVNNAGFGLGSRFLDTPVEEEERLLDVLVRAVLRLTRAALPSMVARGSGAVVNVSSVAGFAPYGTYGAAKAWVTSFTEAVANEVAGTGVRVVAVCPGFVRTEFHQRSGAWPKGLPGWMWLTSEDVVSATLRHLDAGRTSPVLVPTLRYRLVAGAARHLPRPLVRSVSRSLRMRRR; this is encoded by the coding sequence ATGCCGACCGCTCTCATCACCGGATCCACGGCCGGGATCGGCCGCGCCTTCGCCGAGGCGCTGGCGGCTCGCCGCTACGACCTCGTGCTGGTCGCACGCGACCTCACTCGGCTCGGTGCCGTCGCGGAGGAGCTCTCCAGTCGCTACACCGTCCACTGTGACGTCCTGTCAGCGGACCTCGCCGAGCCAGCCGCGGTCCGCGCCGTGGAGAACCGGATCGCAGACACCTCACCTGACCTGCTGGTCAACAACGCGGGCTTCGGGCTCGGCAGCCGGTTCCTCGACACCCCGGTCGAGGAGGAGGAGCGTCTGCTCGACGTGCTCGTCCGCGCGGTGCTCCGGCTCACCCGGGCCGCCCTGCCGAGCATGGTCGCGCGGGGGTCCGGGGCGGTCGTCAACGTCTCGAGCGTCGCTGGCTTCGCCCCCTACGGCACCTATGGGGCGGCCAAGGCCTGGGTGACCAGCTTCACCGAGGCCGTGGCCAACGAGGTCGCGGGCACCGGAGTCCGCGTCGTCGCGGTGTGCCCGGGCTTCGTCCGCACCGAGTTCCACCAGCGGTCCGGCGCCTGGCCGAAAGGGCTGCCGGGGTGGATGTGGCTCACCTCGGAGGACGTCGTCTCCGCGACGCTGCGGCACCTCGACGCGGGGCGGACGTCCCCGGTGCTCGTCCCGACGTTGCGCTATCGGCTGGTCGCCGGGGCCGCGCGGCACCTCCCCCGCCCACTCGTGCGTTCGGTCTCTCGGAGCCTGCGCATGCGTCGCCGCTGA
- a CDS encoding Gfo/Idh/MocA family protein, with protein sequence MSVLRAGLIGLGMMGRHHARVLRSLEGVELVAVADPAGDPHGVAGGLEVLPDVEKLIATGIDMCVVAVPTAFHEEVGLALAEAGVHTLVEKPLASSVEAAARLAEAFDKAGVVGCVGHIERYNPALQNLRARLEQGELGEIYQVVTRRQGPFPNRVADVGVVKDLATHDIDSTAWVTQRSYRSVSARTAHKSGRQHEDLVAVVGELSDGTVVNHLVNWLSPMKERVTVVTGERGAFVADTISADLTFHANGVQPLEWEAMASFRGVTEGDMIRYAIPKPEPLRTELTAFRDAVLGREVPGTGAVVGMWEGLAIVEVAEAILASAAEGRTVDVRLEARRVG encoded by the coding sequence GTGAGTGTGTTGCGCGCCGGTCTCATCGGTCTCGGCATGATGGGCCGCCACCACGCCCGGGTCCTGCGCTCTCTGGAGGGGGTCGAGCTCGTCGCCGTGGCCGACCCCGCGGGCGACCCGCACGGCGTCGCGGGCGGTCTTGAGGTCCTGCCCGACGTGGAGAAGCTCATCGCTACCGGTATCGACATGTGCGTGGTGGCGGTGCCGACGGCGTTCCACGAGGAGGTGGGCTTGGCGCTGGCCGAGGCGGGCGTCCACACCCTGGTCGAGAAGCCGCTGGCCAGCAGCGTCGAGGCCGCCGCCCGGTTGGCGGAGGCGTTCGACAAGGCCGGAGTGGTCGGCTGTGTCGGGCACATCGAGCGCTACAACCCCGCGCTGCAGAACCTGAGGGCGCGGCTGGAGCAGGGCGAGCTGGGTGAGATCTACCAGGTGGTCACCCGTCGCCAAGGTCCGTTCCCCAACCGCGTCGCCGACGTGGGCGTGGTCAAGGACCTCGCCACCCACGACATCGACTCCACCGCGTGGGTGACCCAACGCTCCTACCGGTCGGTGTCGGCCCGGACCGCGCACAAGAGCGGTCGGCAGCACGAGGACCTCGTCGCCGTCGTGGGTGAGCTGTCCGATGGCACGGTGGTCAATCACCTGGTCAACTGGCTGTCGCCGATGAAGGAGCGGGTCACGGTGGTGACCGGGGAGCGGGGCGCCTTCGTGGCCGACACGATCTCGGCGGACCTCACCTTCCACGCCAACGGTGTCCAGCCGCTGGAGTGGGAGGCGATGGCCTCGTTCCGCGGCGTGACCGAGGGCGACATGATCCGGTACGCGATTCCCAAGCCGGAACCGCTGCGCACGGAGCTGACCGCCTTCCGCGACGCCGTCCTGGGTCGCGAGGTGCCGGGGACGGGTGCGGTCGTCGGGATGTGGGAAGGGCTCGCCATCGTCGAGGTGGCCGAGGCGATCCTGGCGTCCGCCGCGGAGGGGCGCACTGTGGACGTGCGACTGGAGGCCCGCCGCGTCGGTTGA
- a CDS encoding pyridoxal phosphate-dependent aminotransferase: MAARLHGLGTTIFAEMSALAVSTSSINLGQGFPDTDGPTTMLEEAVAAIRSGEHNQYPPGPGIAPLRQAIADHQKRFYGLEFDPDTEVLVTAGATEAIAAALLALVEPGDEVVALEPYYDSYVAGIAMAGGRRVPVTLRPPDFRLDIDALRAAITSRTKLLLINSPHNPTGTVLTRDELAAIAELACERDLLVVTDEVYEHLTYDGVPHIPLATFPGMRERTVTVSSAGKTFAVTGWKIGWVCATPELVTAVRTAKQFLTYVSGGPFQPAVAHALRLGDDYYASLRDSLQRKRDLLCDGLRSLGLEVFVPKGTYFVTTDVRPLGYDDGTEFARMLPERCRVVAIPHEVFYDDKKAGRPLVRWAFCKRDEVLVEAVERLRSGLSSRR, encoded by the coding sequence ATGGCCGCCCGGCTCCACGGACTCGGCACGACGATCTTCGCAGAGATGTCCGCGCTCGCGGTCAGCACGTCATCGATCAACCTCGGCCAAGGTTTCCCCGACACCGACGGCCCAACCACGATGCTGGAGGAGGCCGTCGCGGCGATCCGCTCCGGGGAGCACAACCAGTACCCGCCCGGGCCCGGCATCGCTCCGCTCCGCCAGGCGATCGCCGACCACCAGAAGCGGTTCTACGGCTTGGAGTTCGACCCCGACACCGAGGTCTTGGTGACCGCCGGTGCGACGGAGGCGATCGCGGCCGCGCTCCTCGCGCTGGTGGAACCCGGTGACGAGGTGGTCGCGCTGGAGCCGTACTACGACTCCTACGTGGCTGGGATCGCGATGGCCGGCGGACGTCGGGTCCCGGTGACGCTTCGGCCACCGGACTTCCGGCTCGACATCGACGCCCTGCGGGCGGCGATCACGTCGCGGACCAAGCTCCTGCTGATCAACAGCCCGCACAACCCGACGGGCACGGTCCTCACCCGGGACGAGCTCGCCGCGATCGCCGAGCTCGCCTGCGAGCGCGACCTGCTCGTCGTCACCGACGAGGTGTACGAGCACCTCACCTACGACGGGGTGCCTCACATCCCGCTGGCGACCTTTCCCGGCATGCGGGAACGGACCGTCACCGTGTCCAGCGCTGGCAAGACCTTCGCGGTCACCGGCTGGAAGATCGGCTGGGTGTGTGCGACACCGGAGCTGGTCACGGCGGTGCGGACCGCCAAGCAGTTCCTCACCTACGTCTCCGGAGGACCGTTCCAGCCGGCGGTGGCGCACGCCTTGCGATTGGGCGACGACTACTACGCGTCGCTGCGAGACTCGTTGCAGCGCAAACGGGACCTGCTGTGCGACGGGCTGCGGTCGCTCGGCCTGGAGGTGTTCGTTCCGAAGGGCACCTACTTCGTGACGACCGACGTCCGCCCCCTGGGCTACGACGACGGCACCGAGTTCGCGCGGATGCTGCCGGAGCGCTGCCGGGTCGTGGCCATCCCGCACGAGGTGTTCTACGACGACAAGAAGGCGGGGCGGCCCCTGGTGCGGTGGGCGTTCTGCAAGCGGGACGAGGTACTCGTCGAGGCGGTCGAACGGCTCCGCTCCGGCCTGTCGTCTCGCCGGTGA
- a CDS encoding sigma-70 family RNA polymerase sigma factor: protein MPVSDDVLAERFAEHRGHLLGVAYRLTGIVADAEDAVQEAWLRLSRLDPAARDAIEDLRAWLTTVVGRICLDRIRSAAAQREHYVGPWLPEPIVSPLTPTAEASRDPLEEVVRNDGVRMAALVVLDRLTPEQRVAFVLHDAFGVPFAEIAEILGCSSAAARQHASRARRLVAEAEPPPRIELAAQQRVLTAFLAALSSGDVAEVVRLLHPDVELIGDGGGKERTALRVVSGADNVARFLLGLVRRYGDEGLELARPVLVNGDLGFILGTEPTGDGREAMTPRVSTFAFRGDRLAAIYDIVNPDKLTRVRFDKLS, encoded by the coding sequence ATGCCCGTCTCCGACGACGTCCTCGCCGAACGATTCGCCGAACACCGCGGCCACCTGCTCGGGGTCGCCTACCGGCTCACCGGGATCGTGGCCGACGCCGAGGACGCCGTCCAAGAGGCGTGGTTGCGGCTGTCCCGCCTGGATCCGGCCGCGCGGGACGCGATCGAGGACCTCCGGGCCTGGTTGACGACGGTCGTCGGGCGGATCTGCCTGGATCGCATCCGGTCCGCGGCGGCGCAGCGGGAGCACTACGTCGGCCCCTGGCTGCCCGAACCGATCGTCAGCCCGCTCACTCCCACGGCGGAAGCAAGCCGCGATCCGCTCGAGGAGGTCGTGCGGAACGACGGTGTGCGGATGGCGGCACTGGTCGTGCTCGACCGCCTCACCCCCGAGCAGCGGGTGGCGTTCGTGCTCCACGACGCGTTCGGGGTCCCGTTCGCCGAGATCGCCGAGATCCTGGGCTGCTCCTCGGCCGCGGCCCGGCAGCACGCCTCGCGAGCCCGTCGCCTGGTGGCCGAGGCCGAGCCGCCACCCCGAATTGAACTGGCGGCGCAGCAGCGGGTCCTGACGGCGTTCCTGGCCGCCCTGTCCTCGGGGGACGTCGCCGAGGTCGTCCGGTTGCTGCACCCGGATGTGGAGCTCATCGGGGACGGCGGCGGCAAGGAGCGCACCGCGCTGCGGGTGGTCTCCGGCGCGGACAACGTGGCCCGCTTCCTGCTGGGCCTCGTGCGCCGCTACGGCGACGAAGGACTGGAGCTGGCCCGCCCGGTCCTGGTCAACGGCGACCTGGGGTTCATCCTCGGGACCGAGCCCACCGGCGACGGTCGGGAGGCGATGACGCCCCGAGTCTCCACCTTCGCGTTCCGAGGAGACCGGCTCGCCGCCATCTACGACATCGTCAACCCGGACAAGCTGACCCGGGTGCGCTTCGACAAGCTCAGCTGA
- a CDS encoding DUF3224 domain-containing protein, with translation MSTTPCGTFTTSSWDEKRPEQSGPSVSHARVTNAYEGLIEGSSAAHYVLYYSGEGPGWGSGHYHGYEQVTGTVDGRRGSFVLEHTGSFDGTTVRTSWTVVAGSGTDELRGLRGQGGFEASEGTSAMPYTFDYTLEPDPSRASDAATA, from the coding sequence GTGAGCACGACACCGTGCGGCACCTTCACCACCAGCAGCTGGGACGAGAAGCGTCCGGAGCAGTCCGGGCCGAGCGTCAGCCACGCACGCGTCACGAACGCCTACGAAGGACTCATCGAAGGCTCGAGTGCCGCCCACTACGTGCTGTACTACTCCGGCGAGGGCCCCGGCTGGGGCTCGGGCCACTACCACGGCTACGAGCAGGTCACGGGGACCGTCGACGGCCGGCGCGGCAGCTTCGTTCTGGAGCACACGGGCAGCTTCGACGGCACGACCGTGCGGACCAGCTGGACAGTCGTCGCCGGCTCTGGCACCGACGAGCTGCGTGGTCTTCGTGGCCAGGGTGGTTTCGAGGCCAGCGAGGGTACGTCGGCCATGCCCTACACCTTCGACTACACCCTCGAGCCCGATCCCTCCCGCGCCTCCGACGCCGCGACGGCGTGA
- a CDS encoding DedA family protein: protein MFTTPPGTTSIVALGPDWLDPQKILDALGPYALVGVLVIVFVECGLLLGFFLPGDSLLFTAGLLIATGFIDTPLWLACLLIVISACTGNLVGYGIGYRAGPAIFNRENSRLFKREYVDKTHEFFERFGARAIVLARFVPIVRTFITVMAGVGRMDVRRYAIYTTLGGVMWGAGVTVCGYFLGQIAFFRQNIEAILVAIVLVSVIPIGVELLRTRLQLRKERARTASPTTASVHDRR, encoded by the coding sequence GTGTTCACGACGCCACCTGGGACCACGTCGATCGTCGCGCTCGGACCGGATTGGCTGGATCCGCAGAAGATCCTCGACGCCCTCGGCCCGTACGCGTTGGTCGGCGTCCTCGTCATCGTGTTCGTCGAGTGCGGGCTGCTCCTGGGCTTCTTCCTGCCCGGGGACTCGCTGCTGTTCACAGCCGGTCTGCTCATCGCGACCGGCTTCATCGACACACCGCTGTGGCTGGCCTGCCTACTCATCGTGATCTCGGCGTGCACGGGCAACCTCGTCGGCTACGGGATCGGCTACCGGGCCGGCCCGGCGATCTTCAACCGCGAGAACTCCCGCCTGTTCAAGCGCGAGTACGTCGACAAGACGCACGAGTTCTTCGAACGCTTCGGCGCACGGGCGATCGTGCTCGCCCGTTTCGTCCCGATCGTCCGCACCTTCATCACCGTCATGGCGGGCGTCGGTCGCATGGACGTCCGCCGGTACGCGATCTACACGACCCTCGGGGGCGTGATGTGGGGCGCCGGTGTCACGGTGTGCGGCTACTTCCTCGGGCAGATCGCGTTCTTCCGCCAGAACATCGAAGCGATCCTGGTCGCGATCGTGCTCGTCTCCGTCATCCCGATCGGCGTCGAACTCCTCCGCACCCGGCTCCAGCTGCGCAAGGAGCGGGCCAGGACAGCGAGCCCGACCACGGCGTCGGTCCACGACCGACGCTGA
- a CDS encoding HAD-IIA family hydrolase produces MAGRRPIESILVDMDGVLVHEGVPVPGAADFVRRLRESGKKFQILTNNSIYTPRDLCARLHAAGLDVPEEAVWTSALATAQFLTDQAPGGSAFVLGEAGLTTALHEAGYVLTDQQPDYVVLGETRTYSFSAITTAIRILGTGARFVATNPDTVGPSPEGPLPACGAIAALITTATGKEPYFVGKPNPLMMRSALNRIAAHSETTMIIGDRMDTDIRSGIEAGLRTALVLSGVTTRADVDRYPYKPSLVVDSVADLIDEL; encoded by the coding sequence ATGGCTGGGCGACGACCGATCGAGAGCATCCTCGTCGACATGGACGGCGTGCTCGTGCACGAGGGCGTCCCGGTGCCCGGCGCGGCGGACTTCGTACGGCGGCTGCGGGAATCCGGCAAGAAGTTCCAGATCCTCACCAACAACTCGATCTACACCCCGCGCGACCTGTGCGCTCGGCTGCACGCCGCCGGACTCGACGTGCCCGAGGAGGCGGTGTGGACCTCCGCCCTCGCCACCGCCCAGTTCCTGACCGACCAGGCGCCGGGCGGCTCCGCGTTCGTCCTCGGCGAGGCCGGGTTGACGACGGCATTGCACGAGGCGGGATACGTGCTCACCGACCAACAACCCGACTACGTGGTGCTCGGCGAGACCCGAACCTACAGCTTCTCGGCGATCACGACCGCCATCCGCATCCTCGGCACCGGAGCGCGCTTCGTCGCCACGAATCCCGACACCGTGGGCCCCTCCCCGGAAGGACCGCTGCCCGCCTGCGGCGCCATCGCCGCGCTCATCACGACCGCGACCGGGAAGGAGCCGTACTTCGTCGGCAAGCCCAACCCGCTCATGATGCGCAGCGCCCTCAACCGCATCGCGGCTCACTCCGAGACGACGATGATCATCGGTGACCGCATGGACACCGACATCCGCTCCGGGATCGAGGCCGGCCTGCGGACCGCGCTCGTCCTAAGCGGGGTCACCACCCGCGCCGACGTCGACCGCTACCCCTACAAGCCCTCCCTGGTGGTGGACTCGGTCGCCGACCTGATCGACGAACTGTAG
- the pyrE gene encoding orotate phosphoribosyltransferase — translation MPSDRDELLDRIKTSAIVHQRVTLSSGQTADYYIDLRRITLDGAAAPLVGRVMLDLTHDLEYDAVGGLTLGADPVATAMLHAASSRGRRLDAFVVRKSEKQHGLQRRIEGPDVTGRRVLAVEDTSTTGTSVLTAVEALREAGAEVVAVAVLVDRNTGARQRIESAGLEYRFVYSVGDLGLS, via the coding sequence GTGCCCAGTGATCGTGACGAACTTCTGGACCGCATCAAGACGTCGGCCATCGTTCACCAGCGGGTGACCCTGTCGTCGGGGCAGACCGCCGACTACTACATCGACCTGCGCCGCATCACCCTCGACGGCGCGGCCGCTCCCCTGGTCGGCCGGGTCATGCTCGACCTCACCCACGACCTCGAGTACGACGCGGTGGGTGGGCTGACGCTCGGTGCGGACCCGGTCGCCACGGCCATGCTGCACGCCGCCTCGTCGCGAGGTCGCCGGCTCGACGCGTTCGTCGTCCGGAAGTCCGAGAAGCAGCACGGGCTGCAGCGCCGCATCGAAGGGCCGGACGTCACCGGGCGCCGCGTCCTCGCCGTCGAGGACACCTCCACGACCGGGACCTCGGTGCTCACCGCCGTCGAGGCGCTTCGGGAGGCCGGCGCTGAGGTCGTCGCGGTGGCGGTGCTGGTCGACCGCAACACCGGGGCTCGGCAGCGCATCGAGTCCGCGGGGCTTGAGTACCGGTTCGTCTACAGCGTCGGTGACCTCGGACTGAGCTGA
- a CDS encoding DegT/DnrJ/EryC1/StrS family aminotransferase, with product MTEGAIPVARPLIGDEERAAVDRVLRSGMVVQGPEVAAFEEEFAALVEGRPCVAVNSGTSALHLGLLAAGVGPGDEVIVPSFTFAATANAVVLTGATPVFVDIEPDYFCVDPEAVAAAVTSRTVGIMPVHLYGHPADMDALRAIADRHGLALFEDACQAHLARWRGRPVGAFGDIAAFSFYPTKNMTTGEGGIVVCADETVARKVRLLRNQGMERRYANEIVGFNTRMTDIAAAIGRVQLTKLPGWTEQRQRNARYLDTELANAAPDVVVPKVAEHAEHVYHQYTVRVPDRDEVQARLAEAGVSTGVYYPIPVHRLPSYADRTGSLDLPVTERACREVISLPVHPSLSSTDLDRVVAAVAKAVAA from the coding sequence TGCTGCGTAGCGGCATGGTCGTGCAGGGGCCGGAGGTCGCCGCTTTCGAGGAGGAGTTCGCGGCCCTGGTCGAGGGGCGGCCGTGTGTGGCCGTCAACTCCGGGACGAGCGCGCTGCACCTGGGCTTGCTCGCGGCAGGGGTGGGCCCGGGCGACGAGGTGATCGTGCCGTCGTTCACCTTCGCGGCGACAGCGAACGCGGTGGTGCTCACCGGCGCGACGCCGGTCTTCGTCGACATCGAGCCGGACTACTTCTGTGTCGACCCGGAAGCGGTCGCCGCCGCGGTGACCTCCCGTACGGTCGGCATCATGCCGGTTCACCTCTACGGTCACCCCGCGGACATGGACGCACTCCGCGCGATCGCTGATCGGCACGGTCTCGCGTTGTTCGAGGACGCCTGTCAAGCGCACCTTGCGCGCTGGCGCGGTCGGCCTGTCGGTGCCTTCGGGGACATCGCGGCGTTCAGCTTCTATCCCACCAAGAACATGACGACCGGTGAGGGCGGCATCGTCGTCTGCGCGGACGAGACGGTCGCTCGGAAGGTGCGGCTGCTGCGCAACCAGGGAATGGAGCGTCGGTACGCCAACGAGATCGTGGGCTTCAACACCCGGATGACCGACATCGCGGCGGCGATCGGCAGGGTGCAGTTGACGAAACTCCCCGGCTGGACGGAGCAGCGTCAGCGCAATGCCCGCTACCTCGACACCGAGCTGGCGAACGCCGCGCCCGACGTGGTGGTGCCGAAGGTCGCCGAGCACGCCGAGCACGTGTACCACCAGTACACGGTGCGCGTGCCGGACCGTGACGAGGTGCAGGCGCGGCTGGCTGAGGCGGGCGTGAGCACCGGCGTCTACTACCCGATCCCCGTCCATCGGCTGCCGTCCTACGCCGATCGCACGGGATCGCTCGATCTCCCCGTGACCGAGCGCGCCTGCCGCGAGGTGATCTCCCTGCCGGTGCACCCGAGCTTGTCCAGCACCGACCTCGACCGGGTCGTGGCGGCGGTCGCCAAGGCGGTGGCGGCGTGA
- a CDS encoding LemA family protein, translating into MIWIIVAVVLIATLVLCGVASYDRFHSQRWLVRESWLQVDVELHRRYDLIPALVQRVRAHLHLPPRLVEDLERHGAPHDREGMTVTERARRESALVAALRELFDLAERCSALRRDREFTDLQRQLVQIEDRIAAGRRFYNANVRAYNTRVESFPTSLLAARFGFTPAEPFEVADGDVRSAPVRDFDDEPVSVARQPIDHTFGR; encoded by the coding sequence ATGATCTGGATCATCGTGGCCGTCGTGCTCATCGCCACGCTGGTGCTCTGCGGTGTCGCCTCGTACGACCGTTTCCACAGCCAGCGCTGGCTCGTTCGCGAGTCCTGGCTCCAGGTTGACGTCGAGTTGCACCGCCGGTACGACCTCATTCCGGCGCTCGTCCAGCGAGTTCGCGCTCACCTCCACCTGCCACCGAGGTTGGTGGAGGATCTGGAGCGTCACGGCGCACCCCACGACCGCGAGGGCATGACGGTGACGGAGCGAGCGCGGCGAGAGTCGGCGCTGGTGGCGGCCCTGCGGGAGCTGTTCGACCTCGCGGAGCGGTGCTCCGCGCTTCGGCGGGACCGGGAGTTCACCGATCTCCAACGGCAGCTGGTCCAGATCGAGGACCGCATCGCCGCGGGGCGTCGCTTCTACAACGCCAACGTGCGTGCCTACAACACGCGGGTCGAGAGCTTCCCGACGAGCCTGCTCGCCGCGCGCTTCGGCTTCACCCCGGCGGAGCCGTTCGAGGTGGCCGACGGCGATGTGCGGTCGGCGCCGGTGCGCGACTTCGACGACGAGCCCGTCTCGGTCGCCCGTCAGCCGATCGACCACACGTTCGGTCGCTGA
- a CDS encoding TrmH family RNA methyltransferase, protein MGAVSSADDTTPGDQDLHDTVADDGSDGVFDVRASEAGAPQVGVGPWEGPWPDDPRYDPVLLAQGDRRNVVDRYRYWRREAIVADLDTRRHDFHVAIENWQHDLNIGSVVRTANAFLAREVHIVGRRRWNRRGAMVTDRYQHVRYHPDIEAFAGWARDQGLPLLGVDNLPGAVPLETYDLPAACVLLFGQEGPGLSDAARQACDVVLSIAQYGSTRSINAGAAAAIAMHAWIRRHRFDQKP, encoded by the coding sequence ATGGGTGCCGTGAGCAGCGCTGACGACACCACACCCGGTGACCAGGATCTCCACGACACCGTCGCGGATGACGGCAGCGACGGTGTCTTCGACGTGAGAGCCTCCGAGGCGGGGGCCCCGCAGGTGGGGGTCGGTCCGTGGGAGGGGCCGTGGCCGGATGACCCGCGGTACGACCCGGTACTGCTCGCCCAGGGTGACCGTCGCAACGTCGTCGATCGCTATCGCTACTGGCGTCGGGAGGCGATCGTCGCCGACCTCGACACCCGTCGGCACGACTTCCACGTCGCGATCGAGAACTGGCAGCACGACCTGAACATCGGCTCCGTCGTCCGCACCGCGAACGCGTTCCTCGCCCGCGAGGTCCACATCGTGGGGCGCCGGCGGTGGAACCGCCGCGGAGCGATGGTGACCGACCGCTACCAGCATGTCCGGTACCACCCGGACATCGAGGCGTTCGCCGGGTGGGCGCGCGACCAGGGCCTGCCCTTGCTCGGCGTCGACAACCTGCCCGGTGCGGTCCCACTGGAGACCTACGACCTGCCAGCGGCGTGTGTCCTCTTGTTCGGTCAGGAGGGACCGGGGCTGTCCGACGCCGCACGGCAGGCCTGCGACGTCGTCCTCTCGATCGCCCAGTACGGCTCGACCCGGTCGATCAACGCGGGCGCCGCCGCGGCGATCGCCATGCATGCGTGGATCCGCCGACACCGGTTCGACCAGAAGCCCTGA
- a CDS encoding M23 family metallopeptidase, giving the protein MVADRPRVGAWAGLLAALVALAVVVGAFAWVADRWFGVGVPGSQWFSRVDEPGPRPAFKLPFTCGERWRLSTYRGHNPDEKKLDMFRMDGPTEGAPVRASAPGRVRQLVRPGGVKIDHGGRWYTLYLHMTDISVRPGEEVVQGQVIGRVGAVGTHTAHLHYEQLFDQDGDGNARTWEMVHSVLEGQRLNLSPDGPFPVLRSTNACG; this is encoded by the coding sequence GTGGTCGCGGATCGCCCTCGGGTCGGCGCCTGGGCGGGGCTGCTCGCCGCCCTCGTGGCACTGGCCGTGGTCGTCGGTGCGTTCGCCTGGGTCGCCGATCGGTGGTTCGGTGTCGGTGTCCCGGGGAGCCAGTGGTTCAGCCGGGTCGACGAGCCTGGTCCCCGGCCGGCCTTCAAGCTTCCGTTCACCTGCGGTGAGCGGTGGCGCCTGAGCACCTACCGCGGGCACAACCCGGACGAGAAGAAGCTGGACATGTTCCGGATGGACGGCCCGACCGAGGGAGCGCCGGTGCGAGCCTCGGCGCCTGGACGGGTCCGACAGCTGGTCCGCCCCGGTGGTGTCAAGATCGACCACGGCGGCCGCTGGTACACCCTCTACCTCCACATGACCGACATCTCGGTCCGACCCGGCGAGGAGGTCGTCCAAGGTCAGGTGATCGGCCGGGTCGGAGCGGTCGGTACCCACACGGCCCACCTGCACTACGAGCAGCTGTTCGACCAGGACGGCGACGGCAACGCCCGAACGTGGGAAATGGTGCACTCCGTCCTCGAGGGGCAGCGGCTCAACCTGAGTCCCGACGGACCGTTCCCCGTGCTGCGGAGCACGAACGCGTGCGGGTGA
- a CDS encoding carboxymuconolactone decarboxylase family protein, with amino-acid sequence MPRIPARPASKVGLFTRVLFWYSRRRFGAVLEPFAVLAHHPKLLWALAIFEMQLVPAARRLPASLRDLAVYRVATQVGCSWCVDFGTMLARLQGLDLDKLTAIDSYPTSPRFTELERAVLAYADAMTAQPSRVEDDMVARLDRELGHDGLVELTFVIAVENMRARCFHALGITDQGFSSGDVCAVPPSRRTAKSVS; translated from the coding sequence ATGCCTCGTATCCCTGCCCGGCCCGCGAGCAAGGTCGGCCTCTTCACGCGCGTCCTCTTCTGGTACTCACGTCGCCGTTTCGGGGCCGTGCTCGAGCCCTTCGCCGTCCTCGCGCACCATCCCAAGCTGCTGTGGGCATTGGCGATCTTCGAGATGCAGCTCGTACCGGCGGCCCGGCGACTGCCAGCCAGCCTGCGGGACCTGGCTGTCTACCGGGTGGCGACCCAGGTCGGCTGCTCGTGGTGCGTCGACTTCGGCACCATGCTGGCTCGGCTGCAGGGCCTCGACCTGGACAAGCTGACCGCGATCGACTCCTATCCCACCTCTCCGCGCTTCACCGAGCTGGAGCGCGCGGTGCTGGCCTACGCCGACGCCATGACCGCCCAGCCCTCTCGGGTGGAGGACGACATGGTGGCCCGCCTCGACCGCGAGCTCGGGCACGACGGGCTCGTGGAGCTCACCTTCGTCATCGCGGTGGAGAACATGCGGGCGCGCTGCTTCCACGCGCTCGGGATCACCGACCAGGGGTTCTCCAGCGGAGACGTCTGCGCTGTCCCGCCGTCCCGCCGCACGGCGAAGAGCGTCAGCTGA